TTCTTGGGAATTATAACGAGCAAAAGACTTTTGCAGTTCCCTCCAGCAAACCAAGAATGGTTCACATGAGCGGGCTGGGTGAAATAAAAGATTTGACACCAGAAAAACTTCGAAGAGTTTGTGCAAGAGCTATTCGTAGTGTCATGGACACTAAAGTTGATTCACTCACTGTACTCATCACGAATAATTTACCAGAAGGCTTTGAAACTGGGAAATTGATCACAGAATCACTTTCTTTGGGAAGTTATCAATTCAAAAAATATAAAACTTGTGATTCAGATGATTCACGCACATTACAGATTAATGTAACCATCTTTGATCCTTTCCAGGTTTCTTCAAAAGATTCAATAGAGAGAGGTGCCAGCATTGCTCGAGGAACAAATTTCACAAGAGATCTTGGTAATATAGCTCCAAATGATTTGACTCCAGATGACCTTCGGCAAGTCGCTCAAGATTTGGCTGAAGCTTCAGATGAAAAACTAAAATTTAGTTTTTTTGATGAAGAAAAAATGTCAGAACTTGGAATGCAAATGTTTCTTGGGGTTTCTAAAGGATCTGAGGTTCCCGGTCGAATGGTTTTTCTAGAGTATTTCCCTGAAAAAGCTAAACATACTGTTGCTTTAGTTGGTAAAGGAATTACGTTCGACACTGGTGGAATTTCTCTTAAGCCTGGAAGAGGAATGGACGAGATGAAATTCGATATGTGTGGTGCAGGAGCTGTCCTAGGAACAATGAAAGCTATCGTTGAATTAGAATTACCCATAAATGTAA
This region of SAR324 cluster bacterium genomic DNA includes:
- a CDS encoding leucyl aminopeptidase, translated to MNFEYRSAGNIETDGLMVFVSSDDLENFASRHDLSDHISASIELGISSELFLGNYNEQKTFAVPSSKPRMVHMSGLGEIKDLTPEKLRRVCARAIRSVMDTKVDSLTVLITNNLPEGFETGKLITESLSLGSYQFKKYKTCDSDDSRTLQINVTIFDPFQVSSKDSIERGASIARGTNFTRDLGNIAPNDLTPDDLRQVAQDLAEASDEKLKFSFFDEEKMSELGMQMFLGVSKGSEVPGRMVFLEYFPEKAKHTVALVGKGITFDTGGISLKPGRGMDEMKFDMCGAGAVLGTMKAIVELELPINVIGVLAAAENMPDGKAQKPGDIVKAYNGKTVEILNTDAEGRLVLGDALNYTADHYKPDCMIDLATLTGACIVALGHLSIGAITNDQKLCESIIESGERTGDRVWQLPSYPEYGELIKGKHADLQNIGPPGEAGTVTAGVFLQEFVNDVPWVHLDIAGTAWGVKGIDYHPANSASGSGVRLLIDFLENLSESE